The sequence GCCGCCACTCTCCTCCTGATATCAACCTCCCGCTCGACGCCCAGGTCGCCGAAGAAGGCCGTCTTGAAGCCCCTCAGACGCAGCGTCTTGTGACATCCCGCATAGGGGCACTGGTTAGGGCCGTCCTTGAAGATACGCTCGACGCAGGTCTTGCACATGCGGTGGTAGCACTCGGTGTTGATGCGGAACTCCATGTCCTTGTTGAAGTAGCGGGTGGTTTTGCATACAGGACaggcttcgtcgtcgtcgactgGCGGCAGGGGGGCCGAGAtgaaggcggcggaggagttGTTGGAGGCATGGCGCATCGAGACGGTGCTGGTGCCGCCCGGACGAGACATTGTGCGGGAGAATGTGGTGGATTGGCTATGAGATTGTCGATGAGTGGAGGGAGATCGATCTGGAGGTTTAGGATGATTGCATGTAGAGTTCTGGAGTCGATCCGACCCCAGCGGCGACCGCGTTCTTCAAGTTCAGTCGAATGATAGTTTTTTTGCTATATCTGCTGTGGTTATATTCTGGCGCAGTCTATGTGACCAACAGCAAGTTGCAATTTGGCTTGGGGATGGCTCGTGATATGTAAGAAACAACGGCCCGTGATTCCATCCAAGGCTGACTATTCACTTTAGCTGATCAAAGCCAGCGGATAGCTTTCCGCCCTTGCATCGATGCCAAAGCTGCTAACCGTTAGAAGCCCGGCATGCCATTGGCTGCTTTTGGTTCAGCCGCCTAACGGGCCTCTCTATTAGCGCATTTGCCCCTCCACGCTTATTAGCTGGACTTCCACCCGCGTCCATTGTCTGCCATGCTTTAGGCCATTACAGTTGACGAAAAAAGAGCTGCAACGCCAAAACTTGCAAGTTACACAGCAGCGTTTTGAGCCATGGCTGACAAAGGTAAAGGATGCTACAATGCCTCTTTCTATTATAATGAGCTGCGATCTATCGCCTTCTTTATCATCCCCATCTGGTGACGACGAATAGCTAACCAGCTGTTTACAAACTACAGATCCCTCCCCCGCCGAAGAGGCTGCCGCGCGCAAGAAGGAAGCTGAGGAGCAGGCCGCACTGCCTTACAAATGGAGCCAGACCATCGGCGAGCTGGACCTGTCCTTCAACGTGCCCGGAAATTATAAATCAAGGGATCTCGTCGTCGATATCAAGAAGCTGTCCATCGTTGCGGGTGTCAAGGGACAAGAGCCTATCATCAAGGTATGCAGCAttccttctttttataatcCTGATATGCGCCAATCTTTCCAGGTTGCATAatattcttctcctttgtttctttctttctttctttctttcctttcattTTATACGTCAAGAAACCCCGACCAagctatctatatatatatacatctgCTCATATCGAATGTCACTAATAGGGCGACCTCCCCCATGCGATCCGCGTTGACGATTCGACTTGGACTCTGTCCACCAACTCCGACGGCACCAAGGTTGTCGAGATCCACCTTGACAAGGTCAACAAGATGGAATGGTGGCCACACGTCGTTACCAGCGCGCCCACCATCGACGTCACCAAGATCCAGCCCGAAAACTCAAAGCTCTCTGACCTCGACGGCGAGACCAGGGGCATGGTTGAGAAGATGATGTTCGATCAGCGACAGAAGGAGCAAGGCCTACCCACATCAGACGAACAGAAGAAAATGGATATCCTCAAGAAGTTCCAGGAGCAGCATCCAGAGATGGACTtcagcaaggccaagatcCAGTAAGAAAACACCGAGGGAGGGTATTGTacgaaggaaaagaaaaaaagaaaaaaaacaataaaacaATAATGAATAAATGATTGCATAAAAATGAGGGGTATCATCGTGATTCAAGTGCTATGGCAGCCCGCTCTAAGAATGAGTTGAAGTCTCTGACCTGTCTGAGAATGCCGCCTGTAAAGCTGGACGAGCTGGCCTGCTCCGATATGCGAGACACAAGAAGCTCGAGATTGGCCAACTCGGCCTCCTTTTGTGCCGCGCGTGAAAGCTCTGGTGCTTCCCTGCCTTGTTCTACGGCAAGGTCTACATCATGCATGAGAGAGGATGCATCTAGACAATACTACAAAGCATATATTTGTTAGCATATATATTGGCCTTGCATAAGACTTCAACTATTCTTACCTTTGATTCTCTAGCATCAGCCTCATGCTTGATTCTGATAGCATCCATTCGGAGAGCAAcctgctctctctcagcTTTGATACGCATAATCTCCTCGCGTAaagccatcttctccttttgcACATGCCGTAGCCGCTTGCGCAAGGAGTGCCAGTGATTCAAGTGGATAGCCTTAAAATATTTTCGTTAGCATCGGTTCAGATGAGTTCACAATCATATCCATAGAAACATACATGCTGAAGGAACCGGGActtgagctcttctctgTAAGCCTCTATAGCTCGCGTCTTGATACGAtactccttcttttttgctaAATCTTCCGCACTAGCGGACACCTCCTGAAGCTGCTCTAGGGTCGTAGAGATCACCTCGTCGCAAACCTGAGCGAATACGTCGATAACGCTTTCTCCTCCGTGATTCATAAACGCCATCTCATTTTGCAGCGGATCTAgatcgtcatcctcattgCCGCGCTTCTTGAGGTTGACAAACCGCTGGACCGTGATTTCGATCATTCCACCATCACCTTCGCTCTGATCACTATGCCTCTTCTTTGTTCTTGCCTTCTTGGGCTGTGGCTGTTCGTTCTCATCATTGGCATTTTCTGGTTGTGCTTGAACTCGCTTTTTTGGTTTAACAGGTTTCGGTTTAGTAGTAGGTTGCTTCTGGTTAGTTGGGCTCTTGCTGGGGCGCCCGCGCTTTCGTTTGGGAGGAGTTGGTAGCACGGCTTCTTCCACTTCAGCTTCATCCTctgtttcttcctctctttctggcCCAGACTCCGGTTCAGGTTCCAGGGCTTGTTGTCCTTCCGATTCTGGCTCAGGCTCTAGTCCAATCTCATCATTTTCGGGCTCAGACTCCGGCTCTTCTGTTTCTTCTCGTATATCCTCCAGTGGCTGGGAACCCAACTCTGGAGAGGGTTCTCGTGGTCTTCTCGTGCGTTTTGTCTTTGGAGCTTTCGGtgtttcctcttcatcatattCCTCAGcgttctcctcctcctcttcttcatcttgtaaAATTGTGCTTTCTTCAATAACCAAGTCGGCGGCCACCATTAActcatcttcttctaatTCAGCTAGTTGGGGGAAGCCATCAGAAGACAGCTCATCCGCCAGGTTGCTCGCTTCTTGGCCATATACTGTTGCAGCCGACCTCCTTGATGAGGCTGCGTCGCTACGGCGCAACTTATTCACGAGAGGAGATGAAGGCATGGGAATTCCATCATCTGATGATATCACACCCATCAGCTTAATACTAGAGCTTATGGTCTCGCTCACGGGCACGCGACGCCGCTTCCCGCTTCCTGGCGCATCTGCAGGAGACTCTGCCACCTCTTCGATCGTCTTCTCGGATCTGCGCGCCGAAGGCGATTGCAAAAGCGCAGCCGAAATGGCACCGGGGTGTGGCGGTAGATTTTCgagctcatcttcgtcttcctctatAATCATAGGAATGGTTGATCTTACTGAGCTTGAAGGTTGTGGTACTCGGGTTCTGCCAGCTCTAGGTGTAGgttcgtcttcgtccattTCATCGTGATCCAGCACTGGTTCGCTTGGCGCATCTGGCAGTTCGCTCGACGGGTTTATAGGTGGCTGAGGTCGGCCCCTTCGTCGTCGAGGGGTAGGGCTCGGTGCGTGCTCTGGAGAAGTTGTGGCCGTCGCATTTTTATtcagcctccttctttttgctgaATTTGTTGGGGAGTATTTAGCATTGGCGGCGGGGCTCGAGGCTGATGCGACTGATGATGCAATGGCAAGACCAGAGATGTTGAGGCTGTTGATGTCGAGGCTGAAAGATTCATCGTCTACATTGGCGCGCCTGTAAAGGAATAAGCAACTTTTCTGGCATATTTGTTTCTAATATGAAGCCTACTGAGCACCGCGAAGACGCTCATTCAGGCGATCCGCGCGGTTTTGTCGTCCTGTCGTCGTGTTAGAATGCTTCGAGATGGTGGCGCAAAGAAACATTTTTTGGAGAGCGACATGCCTGTAGCCATCGTAAAGGCAAGGGTGCAATTGCTATTGCACTAAATAGCCTTCTACATGTGGAATCTGAGAGACGCTGGTCAAGATGCTATTATGTTCTTGAGCAGACATAAATATAGGAGCTTGTGGTTATCGTGGCTTGGAAGTAAATTCAAGGTTGCGACACTCATAGATGCAAATCTGAGATGTACCGAGCCGGAGGTGCCAAAACTGGACTAGGGCAGCAGCTTGGACGCGACTGTTTCGAGACACGCGTTGATGGGCTCTGGCTGGATGGCGGGGTTTAGGCCATTCCGCATTTGAAGTTACACTCATTAGTACTGCAACTTACAGCGCTGTATGTGGGGTAAAATGCACATATAAGAAAACGCATCGAGGGTTGGGAGCATTCTCTTTCACCGCTTGAAACAAAATAACgctaaaatagtaatattaaggCGCGTATATACGTTATAGGCTTTTGATGACCCGACATTCCCTTCCAGGTTCCCAGCTGTGTGCCTGGCCCGCCGTCCATATGCCGTCAATTTATACAGGTGGACAGCTTTTAAAGATTAAACTGGTCCTATGATAGCATATACCAATAGGGCATGttagaggaaaaaagaaaagaagaaatcaacAATTAACGCCAACACCCATGCAATCTGTTCTGACAATTATAAATCTTGCTGTGCCTCCGCCTCTGCTGAAGGCTTGTCAATGGCAACCCATTTCATTGCTTCGTCGTCGAATCGATGGCTATATCTTATCAGCTGCGCCACCTCGGATAAAAACTAAGATTCATGACTTACTCGTGGAATTCTGTGTTTGTCAAAGCGTTCTTCCCATATTCAGCCTGCAGCATGTCTTGATAACGATAGGGGATCTTGCAGGGCACGCCCTCAAAGGTTGTGTCTCGTAGGGGGAAGACGTAGGTATCCTACGCGGCACGTTAGTCATGTATAATCACAACCGTTGATCTAAGGCTCAGCTATTTGTCATACCCGATATTCATGACCATATTTGTCGTATAAAatgccttctccttcttcgtGATCCAAATCATATCGTGCCGCAGTAATGTCGATGTAGAGTCCGTTCTGCATATCAATCCACCGGCCATCAATGACATTAGATTTGTCGTCTTGCTCTCGGTGTTTAAAGTACGGATTGATCTCAAGCTGGAAGTACCGGCCCTCGTCCATGCCGCCGTACTTGTAATAGTATACGGTCATGTTGTGATAAGCAGCGAGGTAGTACATGTCTGCCTCTGTGATTTGAACATCCGCATCATAGTCCCACGGCATAACCTTGAGATTAAGAATTAGTTTGTTGGTTACAATGATGACGAAAAATGGACGAGTAATAGAGTAGTAAAGATACCTTCTTcccccaccaccacccaagCAGAGTGCCATGCATCAGCCATGTTTGGACGCCCAAGTCTCTAAACGTTGCCAGATACGTCTGCACTAAGACCTTGATGGCCTCTCTCTGCTCGGGGTCTTCGAGAATTGCGCGGGTGAACCGGGCATCATAGTGGACATCGTAGCTACCAAAGATGTGTTAGACCTACATTGGATCCAAAGAAAAAGTGGTGCTGGCTGCAAAGACTTGATCGAGACACTTACGGACTCTCATCtatgagagagaggctcTTGTTAGCATGGATGCCAGCGGCCGCCGCGTAATCTCACATCAAATCCACTCACGGAAATATTTGGGTACGGTAGCCTCGCTGGACTTTCCAGAAGGAGCAGCACTAATAGCCCATGCTAACGCTGCCCATGTGACTGCGACAACAGCATGCTTGAGGCTGATCGTACAGGGCTTCATCTGTGCTGTGGCAGATTTTGAAAGTCGTCAGTATTGCCCGGCCTCTCTTGTCTCCTCCAGAATCCCTTTTATTTTGCTCGACTGGCTCCTGGGAACTCTATAGAGCCCAACTAGCCCTCTCGTTAATTAATAGATCCAGCTCTAGAGTGGAACTGGTGCTGCTTCCGCGTCGGCAATTCGATGCCGCGAAGGGGGACTAGAATGCGGCCACTCGGCAGCGACGTTTCGGCGGCGGTAGGCCAAATTACATGGGCTGGACGCGC comes from Trichoderma asperellum chromosome 3, complete sequence and encodes:
- a CDS encoding uncharacterized protein (EggNog:ENOG41) is translated as MADKDPSPAEEAAARKKEAEEQAALPYKWSQTIGELDLSFNVPGNYKSRDLVVDIKKLSIVAGVKGQEPIIKGDLPHAIRVDDSTWTLSTNSDGTKVVEIHLDKVNKMEWWPHVVTSAPTIDVTKIQPENSKLSDLDGETRGMVEKMMFDQRQKEQGLPTSDEQKKMDILKKFQEQHPEMDFSKAKIQ
- a CDS encoding uncharacterized protein (EggNog:ENOG41); this translates as MATGRQNRADRLNERLRGAQRANVDDESFSLDINSLNISGLAIASSVASASSPAANAKYSPTNSAKRRRLNKNATATTSPEHAPSPTPRRRRGRPQPPINPSSELPDAPSEPVLDHDEMDEDEPTPRAGRTRVPQPSSSVRSTIPMIIEEDEDELENLPPHPGAISAALLQSPSARRSEKTIEEVAESPADAPGSGKRRRVPVSETISSSIKLMGVISSDDGIPMPSSPLVNKLRRSDAASSRRSAATVYGQEASNLADELSSDGFPQLAELEEDELMVAADLVIEESTILQDEEEEEENAEEYDEEETPKAPKTKRTRRPREPSPELGSQPLEDIREETEEPESEPENDEIGLEPEPESEGQQALEPEPESGPEREEETEDEAEVEEAVLPTPPKRKRGRPSKSPTNQKQPTTKPKPVKPKKRVQAQPENANDENEQPQPKKARTKKRHSDQSEGDGGMIEITVQRFVNLKKRGNEDDDLDPLQNEMAFMNHGGESVIDVFAQVCDEVISTTLEQLQEVSASAEDLAKKKEYRIKTRAIEAYREELKSRFLQHAIHLNHWHSLRKRLRHVQKEKMALREEIMRIKAEREQVALRMDAIRIKHEADARESKYCLDASSLMHDVDLAVEQGREAPELSRAAQKEAELANLELLVSRISEQASSSSFTGGILRQVRDFNSFLERAAIALESR
- a CDS encoding uncharacterized protein (EggNog:ENOG41), producing MKPCTISLKHAVVAVTWAALAWAISAAPSGKSSEATVPKYFHESPYDVHYDARFTRAILEDPEQREAIKVLVQTYLATFRDLGVQTWLMHGTLLGWWWGKKVMPWDYDADVQITEADMYYLAAYHNMTVYYYKYGGMDEGRYFQLEINPYFKHREQDDKSNVIDGRWIDMQNGLYIDITAARYDLDHEEGEGILYDKYGHEYRDTYVFPLRDTTFEGVPCKIPYRYQDMLQAEYGKNALTNTEFHDHRFDDEAMKWVAIDKPSAEAEAQQDL
- a CDS encoding uncharacterized protein (EggNog:ENOG41~SECRETED:SignalP(1-26)), which encodes MHGTLLGWWWGKKVMPWDYDADVQITEADMYYLAAYHNMTVYYYKYGGMDEGRYFQLEINPYFKHREQDDKSNVIDGRWIDMQNGLYIDITAARYDLDHEEGEGILYDKYGHEYRDTYVFPLRDTTFEGVPCKIPYRYQDMLQAEYGKNALTNTEFHDHRFDDEAMKWVAIDKPSAEAEAQQDL